A window from Deltaproteobacteria bacterium encodes these proteins:
- a CDS encoding DUF1328 domain-containing protein has translation MFYWSLIIFIVFAVEVVFGLTGGVAAAAGMATILFFLFLVILILFLLSGLAGRRPPAW, from the coding sequence ATGTTTTACTGGTCACTGATTATTTTCATCGTTTTTGCCGTCGAGGTCGTTTTCGGGTTAACCGGAGGAGTCGCTGCGGCTGCAGGGATGGCCACGATTTTGTTTTTTCTTTTTCTCGTTATTCTCATCCTCTTCCTGCTTTCCGGACTGGCCGGACGTCGACCGCCGGCGTGGTGA